A region of Candidatus Omnitrophota bacterium DNA encodes the following proteins:
- a CDS encoding glycosyltransferase produces the protein MTGADYNFPSVEDYEPYIGPEAVRRIRTKAKQFKNHLVTHINSTYYGGGVAEMLSSVTLLMNDLGIKTGWRLIKGLPSFFVVTKKMHNALQGGDFEFNQREIDLYEAVLYENSLRMNLNHDFVVVHDPQPLGLIKHFRKKGPWIWRCHIDMSQPNQQLWDYLQPYVEEFDAAIFSMEQYKRRLRTPQVLFMPAIDPFTLKNKQLSEKEMDEKLKEYNIPTDLPLVTQVSRYDRWKDPEGVIEAYKIARKEVDCTLILLGNTATDDPEGQEVYESLLEAQDDRTLLMACGDDTALVNTLQARSAVVMQKSVREGFGLTVTEAMWKGTPVIGGNVGGIPAQISDGFNGFLVNSPQEAAERLVTLLKDENLRCRMGEKARESVKEKFLMTRLVEQYIDLFASFETQYRCTLPF, from the coding sequence ATGACCGGAGCTGATTACAATTTTCCCAGTGTTGAAGACTATGAGCCTTATATCGGCCCTGAGGCTGTTCGCCGAATCCGCACCAAGGCCAAGCAATTCAAAAATCATCTGGTGACCCACATTAATTCCACCTATTACGGAGGCGGAGTAGCGGAAATGCTTTCGTCCGTCACGTTATTGATGAACGATTTGGGGATCAAGACCGGATGGCGTTTGATCAAGGGTTTGCCTTCTTTCTTTGTGGTGACCAAAAAGATGCACAATGCGCTGCAGGGCGGGGATTTTGAGTTTAACCAAAGAGAGATTGATTTGTACGAGGCGGTTCTTTACGAAAATTCCTTGCGTATGAATCTCAATCACGATTTTGTAGTTGTGCATGACCCGCAGCCTTTGGGGCTGATCAAGCACTTCCGCAAGAAAGGTCCGTGGATTTGGCGCTGTCATATCGATATGAGCCAGCCCAACCAACAGCTCTGGGATTATCTTCAGCCTTATGTCGAAGAGTTTGATGCAGCCATCTTCAGCATGGAACAGTACAAGCGCCGGCTGCGAACGCCGCAGGTGCTCTTCATGCCGGCCATCGATCCCTTCACCCTCAAGAACAAGCAGCTTTCCGAGAAGGAGATGGATGAGAAGCTCAAGGAGTACAACATTCCGACGGACCTGCCTCTTGTGACCCAGGTTTCGCGGTATGATCGCTGGAAGGATCCAGAGGGTGTGATTGAAGCTTATAAGATTGCCCGCAAGGAAGTGGACTGTACTCTGATCTTGTTGGGGAATACCGCGACGGACGATCCGGAAGGCCAGGAGGTCTACGAGTCCCTGCTCGAAGCCCAAGACGATCGCACGCTGTTGATGGCTTGCGGAGACGACACGGCCTTGGTCAATACTCTGCAGGCGCGATCTGCAGTGGTCATGCAGAAATCGGTGCGCGAGGGCTTCGGGCTTACTGTGACCGAGGCCATGTGGAAGGGGACTCCGGTGATCGGAGGGAATGTTGGCGGCATTCCTGCGCAGATTTCGGATGGATTCAACGGTTTCCTGGTCAATTCGCCCCAGGAAGCGGCCGAGCGCCTGGTCACTCTGCTCAAGGATGAAAATCTTCGCTGCCGGATGGGAGAAAAGGCGCGCGAAAGCGTGAAGGAGAAATTCCTGATGACCCGTTTGGTCGAGCAGTATATTGATCTGTTTGCGAGCTTTGAAACTCAGTACCGCTGCACACTTCCGTTTTAG